A segment of the bacterium genome:
TTTATTCAGGGGGTCAAGTTTTTCCTTCAAATTTTCCACATCTACCAAATTCTTTGTTGGCAGAAAATGGTAATCAAGCTGATAGTAAAAGTCTAAAAGACCTCCAAACTTCTTACCCAGCCTGATGCTGGAATTTCCCGCGAAAAGATTTTCTGTTATCATCGTGTAATTAGGCCTTGCAGACCAGCCTACCATCCCCGCCGATGGGGACTGAACATAAGTGGCACTGTACCTCCATTTCAGGGTAGCCATTAGTAACAAAGAAATGCCCCATAAACCCGTATTTAATCTGATTCGCGGAAGATTTTCCAAGTTATAACTCTCGTCAGAGAACAAAAAATGTAAATCCCAGCTTGGTATTAGTGCGCTTTTTCTCTTTTCATCCAAATATATCCTGAACGCAATACCGGGAATAACAGAGAAAGACCTATAGGGTGAGAAAATATCCCATGCAAAATCAACCCCGCTCTCCATGTAGTTTCCAACCTTTCCGAAATCCTTAAAGTAAAAGAGACTCCCACGGAAGGTCAAAAAATTCATATCACTATAATTATCGAAAAAATTGCCGCTGGCAGAGAGCTCATACCCCCACGGCTTTTCCATCGAATACTGGGTTATAAGAAAATTTAACCCACTGTAATAATCCCTTAAATTGCTATCATCTATTAAAATGTTGCTGTCAAATCCCCTTTGGAAGCCAATGCTTAAGTAAGTTAACATAAGAGCTATAATTACAAACATATTTGACACCTCAATAAATTATACAGGGGCGCACACGATCGCGATCGTGTGCGCCCCTGCCAATATTTTAGTTACTCTTTCTATTTCTTCTCTGATAAGCGCCTGTTCCCGGTATATTGTCACTGGAAGGAGTGCCTTCGATGATTCTTAAACGTTCTCTTTCCCTTACTCTCAATGTATCAGGTCCGTCGTCGCATCCTGCATCTCTATTTCTTGTCCTTTGCATCTCCCTATTTCTTACAGTGTCTTTTTCAGTAGATTTGACTTCTTTTTGTATCACTACCGTATCATTTGGAGTCACTACCGTTTTTTCTATCTTTATAACATTATCTCCATCCCTGGTAATCGTCTTTTCAATCGTCATCTCACTCTCTACCGCTGGATTTTCAATTCTTTTCCTGTTTTGAATCTGGATAGTATCACCTTCATTCATTATCCGCTCCTGAGACCTTATCCTTATGGTATCACCTTGTTGCCTTACCTGTTCCTGATACCTATATTGTTCCCTGTAGCGGTAATTGCTGGTCGAATCCTCCGTATCTCCAGGTAGTTCTTGGGCAAAGGCAAAGCCCAAGAAAAGAGATACCCACACTATTTTGGTTATGTTATTTAACTTCATCTTACACCTCCCGTTTTTAGCTATAACAATTACTGCAAAATTTGTGCCAAAAATTTTCCTTTATTCATAATGGTTTTTACCTTTCGACTTCGACAAATTTGTCGAAACCGAAAATTTTGTCGAATTTTTAATTTTTCAGGGAATAAAATTGACCTACGTCCTCCAAAATCTATAAATCGCAAAAACACGTCTTATTGAAAATTCATCAGTCTTATCTCAAAAGGCATACTTAGAAAAAAAACCTTAATTTCCCATCAATTGGATTCCATTATTGGAATGCCCCCGTCTTTGTAATAGAAGGGGGCGTCTCAAAATGTCTCAAAAAAAAGCTTTATACTAGTCACACCTTATGACCTATTTAAAACTTTCACAGGGTAGTAAAAGATGAACAAAGAGGAACTTAAAGTTCTTATTTGCCTTGATAAACTGCTAAATAAGAATACCAACAGGGAGAATTAAACTTGCAAATAACGAGAAAACCCACCAACAAAATTAAGGAAACGATTTTGCTCACATACGATTTCTTTCTGATTGGTATCTTCACAATCGGCGGTGGTTACGCAATGATTCCACAAATGCGGCAAATCTTTTGTAAGTCAAGGAAGTATTTAACGGAAGAGGAATTTTGGGAGATACTCGCAATCTCGCAAATTACTCCTGGCCCAATTGCCGTAAACATGGCAACATTTATAGGATACAGGGTCAGTGGATTTATAGGGTCTCTCTCTGCCACCATCGGAGTGGTCCTACCTTCCTTTATCGTCATACTTCTTATTTCAATTTACTTAACCAGCTTTACCAAAATTCCTCAGGTAAAAAGGTTCCTTATTGGCATATTAACAGGTGTGGTCGGAGAAATTACCTATATTACCTTTGAAATCTTAAAAAAAACTGAAAAAAACATCATGTACCTATTTATACTCATCCTGTCTCTTGTTGAACTTTTTATTTTAAGAGTAGACCCAATTTTAGTAATCCTTGTCGGCGGTTTACTGGGAATAACTTTGGGAAAGTTGTTTGAGGACAAAAATGGTTCTTATTAGATTATTCGCTGAATTCTTTAAAATTGGTATCGTCACCTTCGGAGGAGGGCAGGCAATGCTTCCCCTTCTCCAACGCACCTTTGTAACAGAACTTCACTGGATAACC
Coding sequences within it:
- a CDS encoding chromate transporter, with the translated sequence MQITRKPTNKIKETILLTYDFFLIGIFTIGGGYAMIPQMRQIFCKSRKYLTEEEFWEILAISQITPGPIAVNMATFIGYRVSGFIGSLSATIGVVLPSFIVILLISIYLTSFTKIPQVKRFLIGILTGVVGEITYITFEILKKTEKNIMYLFILILSLVELFILRVDPILVILVGGLLGITLGKLFEDKNGSY